GCCGATCCGCAAACGTCGCTTTTTATTTTGTGCAACCCGCACAATCCCGTCGGAAAAATTTGGAATGCAAAAACGCTTGAACGCATCGGTCAACTCTGTGCGAAGCACGGCGTCACCGTCATAAGCGACGAAATCCACTGCGACCTCACCGATCCCGGCGCCTCCTACGTACCTTTCGCATCGGTTTCGGAAACCTGCGCTATGAACAGCATCACCTGCATCGCGCCGTCGAAAGCGTTCAATATCGCAGGCCTGCACACCGCAGCCGTATTTTCAAAAAATCCCAAGCTTCACGCGAAGATCGATCGTCAGCTCAACACCGATGAAGTCGCGGAGCCCAACGTATTCGCATGTATCGCTGCTGCTGCGGCATTTACGAAAGGCGGGGCATGGCTCGACGAACTTCGCGCGTACATTTTCGAAAATAAAAAAGCGGTGCGCGAATTTATTAAAAATGAAATTCCCGAAATCTTTGCCGTTCCGTCGAACGCGACCTATCTTTTGTGGCTCGACTGTTCGAAAATCACCGACGACTCGAACGACCTTGCGCATTTTATCAGAAGCGAAACGGGACTCTACCTTACCGCAGGCGCGATTTACGGCGGAAACGGCCGCACTTTTCTCCGCATGAACGTCGCCTGTCCGAGATCGACGGTGAGCGACGGACTTGCGCGGCTGAAAGCGGGTGTGCATGCATATTGCAGCAGGAAAGGATAGTGCGTACGGGGCCGGACGACCGCTGCATTTTCCGCGAGCGTGCGTGGTATTTTCCGCGATCGATACGCTCGGCAAGAAGACGCTATATGCACGGAAAGAGAGACAATCGTAGAGCAATCGCGTCGACAAAGCGTTTTTAAGCAGCACCGTCCTGAGTGCAAATATATTCGTCCCGCCTACAACGAAGACGACGCGTTATTTCAAAAAGCCGCCATCAAAGCGACCGACAAAATCATACTGATAGTCGATCACAGCAAATCCGAAAAAACCGCAGTCTTTTCGGCCGCCGCTCTATCGCAGTTCGATTATGTCGTTTCCAACAAGCTTTTAAGCCCACTATGATTTATAGGGCTAGTATACTCTCCCTGAAAGTCAAAAAATATGCTATAAAAGTGGTATGTTTGCACTTGCAGAAACATTGGAAAAAGAAAGACTTACTCATGCGGTAAATACCGTTATAGAGCACAAGGTACGTTTAGGGCAATATTTTACACCCTATCCGATCGCCCGCTTTATGGCATCTTTATTTCCGGTTACTGATCAAAATATACGGCTGCTCGATCCCGGAGCGGGATTCGGGACACTTGCCTGTTCTTTTCTGGAACGGATTCGGCAGGAAAACTGGAAAGCGTCGGAAGTTCTTGTTTCTGCATACGACATTGATGAATCCGTATTACAAACATTAGAGAAAAATATAATACGGGCAACTGCCTGTTTTAATAAAGCCGACTATGAAATAGTTTCTGAAGATTTCCTTGCAAAAACGGCATTTGAATTCACATGGAATATAAATAAAACATATACTCATGTCATTATGAATCCGCCCTATAAAAAAATAGCAACTCATTCGGCAGAACGGCATTCTGCCCGCGTCTTTGGACTTGAAACAGTTAATTCATACACCGCCTTTGTCGGCGCAGCTATTACAATTACTGAAGACTTAGGCTATATTGTTGCTATTATTCCAAGAAGCTTCTGTAATGGTGTTTATTACAAACCGTTTCGTAAGTTTATTTTAAAGCACTGTGCAATAAAATATATCCATCTATTTAAATCGCGAAATAAAGCATTTAAGGATGAAGCTGTTTTGCAGGAAAATATTATTATTATGCTGCAAAAAAAAGGAAAACAAGAATCGGTAAGAGTATCCTATTGTACGGATGAGTCATTTGTAGATTTTAAAGTATTTGATGCAGATTTTACTCAAATTCTTAATCCTTCGGATAAAGAAAAATACTTGCGTATTCCGGAAGAAAAGAAGATATATACAGAAACATTTTCCGCTTATTCCAGTTTGAAAGATTTACATATCAATGTTTCTACCGGACCGGTTGTTGATTTTAGGAAACGGGATTTTTTACTACAAGGCTATCAAACCGGAGCTTATCCGCTGGTATATCCTATTCATTTACGGCATTTCCGTCTTGAATGGCCGAAGCAATCAAAAAAGCCGAATGCAATTTTGTATTCTGAAGATGTTTCTAAATTACTGTTCCCGAAAGGTTTTTATGTCGCGGTAAAGCGATTCTCAACGAAAGAAGAAACAAAACGGATTGTTGCTTCACTCATTACTCCGCAAGATTTTATCACTGACGGTATTGCGTTTGAAAATCATCTGAATATTTTTCATATAAATAAAGCTTCTTTATCTGAAGAGATTGCATACGGTTTAATTTGCTGGCTTAATTCAACATATATTGATAGAAATTTCCGACTATTTAGCGGGCATACCCAAGTAAATGCAACAGATTTACGAAATATCCCGTATCCTAATCTACAGAAATTAAAAGAACTGGGAAAACGGCTGCAACAATCAAATCAATGGAATCAACGACTTTTTGATTCACTCGCGGAGTCTATCGTATTATGCAATTAAAGGAACAAATACAACAAAAAATTGAAGAGGCAATTAATCTTCTTACTTTGTTTGGAATGCCAAAAGCACAGCAAAATGAACGGACAGCGTATTGCCTACTTTCACTATTAAATATGACACCGGAAAAAGAATGGAAAAATGCTGAAAATCCGTTAATGGGTATCACCCCAATGATAAGCTTTGCAAAAAAATATTATAATAAAATATATGCTCCAAATACACGAGAAACGTTCAGAATATTTAGTACTCATCAAATGGTACAAGCAGGAATAGTTCTCTATAATCCGGACGATCCTGCACGACCGGTTAATAGTCCTAATGCCGTATATCAAATATCAGACGAAGCATTGCAGATAATCAAATTATATAAAACAAAAGATTTTACTAAAATGCTCGGTAATTTTATAAAACAACAACCGACACTTGTACAGCAATACGCACATGAACGTCAAATGAAGATGGTTTCGATCAAAATAAAAGAAAATCATTCAATTCAGATTTCGCCGGGAAAGCATAGCGAATTAATTCGGGATATTATTGAACAAATGGCTCCTCGGTTTTTACCCGAAAGTTTACTTGTATACGTAGGTGATACCGGTGAAAAGTGGGGGTATTACGATCAAGAACTTGCCGGAAATTTATTGTTTAATATACAGCAACATGGAAAAATGCCGGACGTAATTTTATACGCGAAAGAAAAAGCCTTGCTTGTACTTATTGAATCCGTTACTTCGCATGGACCGGTTGACAGCAAACGCTATATTGAACTTAAAGAACTCTTTTCTTCTGTCATGATTGATAAAATATATATTTCTGCTTTTCCTGATAAAAAGATATTTGCGCACTATATCGGCGACATAGCATGGGAAACGGAGGTATGGATTGCAGATAATCCGACACACATGATTCACTTTAACGGTGATAAATTTATCGGGACGCATAAATAAACAAAATCCCCGCATTGACACGCGCCTCCGTTTTTATATATAGTAAAACGAATGTCGAGTTTTGAAAGTATGAGCTGATAAAGTTACGTTGCGGCGAGAACTTCGTTCGTTGCACTCACTACCGAGTTTGCTTTGCAAACTCGCCGTGTATGCCGCGGTCGAGCTTTTCAGGACAGGCTTCCGCAAGCCTAACGCTCGAACCGGCACGCGTCACTCCCCGCACATTGACACGAGCCTCCGTTTTTATATATAGTAAATAAAGCGGTGTTCAACCTGCTTTGCAATTCTGCAAACCGAATTTATCAATCGCAATTCATTTTTAAGGAGTGTTCGTATGAAATCTTGCCTTATAACAAAGATAACGGGAAGAGAAATTATCGACTCGCGCGGAAATCCGACGGTCGAAGCCGAAGTGACGCTTGCCGACGGAACGGTCGGAACGGGAGCCGTACCGAGCGGCGCATCGACGGGTACCTATGAAGCCCTCGAACTGCGCGACGGAGATCCGAAGCGCTTCGGCGGAAAGGGCGTTTTAAAAGCCGTTGAAAACGTAAACCGCGCAATCAACGAAACGCTCGTCGGAAAAGACGCATCCGATATCTACGCGATCGACCGCGCAATGATCGCTGCCGACGGCACGAAAGACAAATCGAAATTCGGCGCAAACGCGATCCTTGCGGTTTCCATCGCAAGCGCACGTGCAGCGTCCGCTTCCATCGGCATTCCGCTCTACCGCTTTTTCGGCGGCATCAATGCAACGAATCTCCCCGTCCCGATGATGAACATCTTAAACGGCGGCGCACACGCGACGAACAGCGTCGACACGCAGGAATTCATGATCATGCCGGCAGGCGCTCCGTCTTTTAAAGAAGGACTCCGCTGGTGCACCGAAGTGTTCCACGCATTGCAATCCATTTTAAAATCGAAAAAACTCGCGACGGCCGTCGGCGACGAAGGCGGATTTGCGCCCGATCTCGCAAGCGACGACGAAACGATCGAAACGATCCTCGAAGCGATCAAAAAAGCCGGCTACGCTCCGGGAAAAGATTTCCTTCTCGCTATGGACGCGGCTTCTTCCGAATGGAAGGGCGGCAAAAAAGGCGAATACAAACAGCCCAAAAGCGGCAAAACGTTTACGTCGAGCGAACTCGTCGCGCACTGGAAATCGCTCGTCGAAAAATATCCGATCATTTCCATCGAAGACGGCCTCGACGAAGAAGATTGGGAAGGCTGGCAGCATTTGACAAAAGAACTCGGCAAAAACGTGCAGCTCGTCGGCGACGACCTGTTCGTCACGAACACCGAACGCCTCATCAAAGGCATTCAAAACGGATGCGGCAACTCCATCCTCATCAAGCTGAACCAAATCGGCTCCATCTCCGAAACGATGGACGCGGTAAAGATGGCGCACAAAGCGGGCTTTACGGCAATCATATCGCATCGCTCCGGCGAAACCGAAGACACGACGATCGCCGACCTCGCAGTCGCGCTCAACGCAGGCCAGATTAAAACGGGTGCTCCGAGCCGCAGCGAACGCGTCGCAAAATACAATCGCCTCCTCCGCATCGAAGAAGATCTCGGAGCCGGCGCGGTATACCCCGGATTCGGCGCATTCAACGTAAAACGCAACGGATAAATTTTCCAAAACGTACGGACGACACGGAACGGAAGAACCTGCCTTCCGTACTTCGGTAACCCTCATCCGCGCTCACGCGCGGACGCTTCGCGGTACTCCACGCAGGCGTAGGCTGCTCGTCCCGCAATCGAACGGCGCACGGATCGGCTTATAACAAAGCCGCCCGTGCGCCTTTTTATTAATAATTTTCCGATACGTTTCGAAATTCCGCCGAATATCGGAAAACGCTTATTTTACCGCACGGACGGTGAGCCAGTGCTTTCCCTCGTTTCGATATGTTTCAATTCGCGTAAATCCCGCCTCTCGAAGATAGCGTTCCAATTCTTCCTTACCGTAGATTTTCATACCGTCTATGATAGTCGTCCACTTTTCATCGGCTTTGTTTTTGCCGTCCGCTTCATTGACGACCATGAAAACGCCGCCGGTTCGCAGCACACGAAATACTTCGGAAAAACTTCGATCGGGACCCGGCCAAAAGTAAACCGTTTCGAACGCGCTCACCAAATCGAACGAAGCGTCGACAAAGGGCAAAGCGGAAACGTCGCCCTGCACGATGCGGCACCTGCCGTTTTGTACGGCATCGGTATTTACTTCCTGCGATTTTTTAACCGACACTTCCGAATAGTCGAGCCCCGTAACTTCCGCCTGCGGGTATCGTTTTAACAATTCCGCGACGTTTCGTCCGCCGCCGCAGCCGCAGTCCAAAATCGCTTTCGGCCGAATGTCGCCGAAAAAGCTCATTCCCCAATCGGCAAGCGGTGCGTGTCCGCGGTTCATGCCGTCGACCATAAGCTTACCCCAAAAGCCTTCGGGCTTTTTCGTATTACCGAATACTTTTTTCAAAATGCCCATTTGCATCCTCCGTTATAAAATACGGTTCCGCATGTACGCTTTATCGCGTTCGCTTTCGCCGCCGGCAGAGTCCGCGTAAAACGTGAAAACTATTTTTTGCCGACGAGCAACGTCGAGCCCGCAAGCTGCAACGACTTCGCTTCTTTCGGCGTCATAAACATGCCCTGCGTCGTATCGATCAGCTCAATCTTTTCATAGCCTTTCGCTTTTAAGTCCGCGACAAAGGCATCCATGTCGCCGTAGCGGGAACGGGACATCAGATCGTGAATCGCGAAGACGCCGCCTTTTTTCAGCACGCGAAGCGTTTCCGAAAGCAGCTCCTGTTTATTTACACCGGTAATATTGTGATATACGTAATTGCTCGTAACCGCATCGAAGCTTTCGTCCGGAAAATCGAGTTTCACCGCGTTGCCTTTTTCGAAGCGTACATTCGAAACGCCTTCGGCTTTTGCATTGTTTTCGCACAGCGCTTTGCTGAACGATCGGTACTCCGCACCCCACGGATCGACGCCGAGCATCGTCCCCTGCGGATTCCGCTTTGCACACGCAATCGTAAGCGCGCCGCTGCCGCAGCCGACATCGAGTCCCGTACCGCCTGAGGGCAGCGTCACATACTTCGCCGTCCCTTCGATAATACCGCGTGCCATCTGCCGCTTGCCGTTATAATCGAATGCACGGTACCAGCGCAAAAACAATACCGCAGCGGCACCGAAGCCGATAAAAAAGAGCGCAAACAGCACCGAAAGCACGGTCCTGAATGTTCCCGAAACGCCGACACCGGCAATTCCGAAAACGGCGAGCAAGATAAACGAAACGCATGTGCAGGCGGTAAAAAGGACGAGCACTTCTTTCGGCACCCAGTTTTTATAATCGGGTTTCATAGATTCCTCCGTGATTGTATTCGTAAAAACTATATCGATTTCTATTGATAATTTCAATCAGTTAGACAGAACTAATTTTTTTAACCCGTATCCGATTCTCCATATAACCGCCGTACGCTGTCAAAATCTTTGCAATACGCTGTAAAACGAATATCGTATCTTGACCTCATATACCGACTTCAGTACAATACGCCCTATATCGAAGAAGTTACCGTTAGCTAACTATATATTTAAATAGTTTTTTATGGGAGAAATTATGAATAATCGTCTATTTAAGATATACGTCTTGCCGTGTATATTATGCTTGTTCGTATGTTTTTTTACATCGTGCCCGAACGGAGCCGGAGGTACTTTCGGCGGTACGCTCGTTACCGTTACTGTTCTGGATTCCGTAGGCGGCACTCCCGTCAGGGAAAGTTCAACCCTCGCCGCATATAAGGCGGGTACGACGATTTTGGAATACACATCGGTTCCGGTTGTCGGCGGCACCGCACGGCTGTACCTGTCGAAAGACCAATGCTATGATTTGCGCTTAAGCGGTATAAAAGACAAACTCGCCGCATCGGTCATTGAAAATTATTGGGTTAAATCCGATAGGCAAACCGTTACGATGATCCAGCGGGTACCGCAGCAAGGCGCACTGACGGAAGCTCCGAGCGTACAGTCCGTCAAATTGAACGGGATACCGTTTGAAGACAGCGGCATATGGTCAGGAGGGGGCGATGCACCAATGCGATTGGAAATCGTTTTCCACTGCCCGTCACGCGCAATTGTTGCCAACGCGAGCGGAAATTTCGGATGTGCCGTTGCGGTCGGCTCATCCCCGTCTTCACGCAACAACATCGCTTCCGTTTCGCCCGACTGCGTAAAAGCGCCCGACGGCAGCTGGACGTGTACCGCCCGCTTCAATTTCAACAAAATTTCATTTCCGAATAAAATAGACGACTTTATCATTACCGCTTACGATGCTGCGGGAAACCGCGTAGAACGCCATATCAATTCCGTCGAATTTAAAGAACGCCGCCCGGCGATTAAAGATATAAGCGGAGCTTCGGTTAAAGACTTTCGGGTTGAAATGCACCGCTTTCCGCATTCGTTAAAGCTTTTCAGCCTGCCGGAACAATCGGCAATAAGGCCTTTCGGTATCGGCACGCACAACGGCGAAAGCAATACCTACGAAGTGCTGCTGTACTTTAGGGTAAAAGATCGCGGAGCGGAAGATTTACCCATCCGCGGCTTTGATATTTATCGGAGGGTTCAGGGACAAACGGAATGGACGCGCGTAGGACAAAGACAATATGCTGCAGACTACGCCGGCGAAAATAATTCGAACTGGCTGTCATATAAAGGGATTCATCTCGGCTACGACACGGACACTTCGCTTAAAGAAAACGTAACCTACGAATATAAAGTTGCCCCTTTTACCGACGGCACACATCATCTCGATTCCCCGACGGCAACCGCGCGTCTGTTACCGGCGAATACTATCGAACTGCAAAGCCCTGCCGACAACGGCTTTGTAAAAAAATCGGAACTCAACAATTTGAGTTTTTCGTTCCGGCTGACGAATGCCGCCATTTGGGACCAAAAGCTTGCCGACGCTTTTTCGTTCGGACTGTTCATTACCGAAAAAACTTCAGACCAAAAGATTATCTTTGCAGGAAAGGCGACTTTTTATCTTAAAAAAGGCAAAGGTGAAAAACTCGGTTTGCAGTATGCCATGTCGGGAAATCCGCAAGAACATTCTTTTAAGGAATTGCAAAAAAGAGGTGTGATTGCTCCGAGCCTTACGGAAGACGATTTTATTTCGTACAAGAACGGTGTTATAACGATTAAACCGGCATATCTTTTCCATACAACGAAGGGCTTCAATCACCCGCAGTGCAAAGACGAAACGTTTCAAACGGGCATTACCTACGCGTGGGACATCTTCGACTGGGGAAAAGAGCTCAAAAAAACATACGACGACGAACCTGCGGCATTTTCCGCCGCATGGAAAAGCAAAGACGTGGACGGCAACGAAATAGGCACGGACATTGAACCGCTCAGTTCGAGCGAAAGTTTTGCAAACGCCATCCGCTATGCAAGCAGTTTGAACGGGCAGTATTTCTTTAAAGTAACCGATGAATGAGAGGCACAATATGCAGATAAAAAATACAATACACCAAAAACACGCCTTAAAAACGGCCGTACCGATACTTGCAGCGGCGGCTTTTGCCGTACTGCTCGCAGGCTGTCCGACAGGCTTTGTTCAAACGGGCAGCGGCGGAACAGCCGGCGCTTTTTCCGACGGCGGAGCTCATTCGTTCGGAGCCGAATGGATCGCAGAGCAGCAGGAAGGCCGCGGCAAAGACGAAACGGTAAGCGAAGGCTATTCGATCGTTAAAGCTGCCGATTTTGTAACGGCGGATGTCTTTACGGCGCTGAACACCGCAGCCGAATCCCGCCAGGATTTACATGACGGCTACGTATACTTTTTGGTAAAATCCCATGGCGATGCCGCGCAATTCCGCGCCGCAGTACGAAAACTGAACGGCATTTTGTATGCGCAGCCGGACTACCGATATGACGCACCGAAGGCAATACAAAGAGATGAAAAGCCGCCGTACCGCACACCGAAAGCGCGTGCTTCCGTTCATCCCGGCGCGTTAAAACCGTTCGGCACAGGTGACGGTAACGTAAACGAAGATCCGAAAGCCGACCTTGCGGATTGGGGCTTAACCGCAGCCCATGCGCTTGAAGCATTTAAAGCATACGATGCAAGCGATGCGGTACATCCGGTGCTTACCGCCATTGTAGACAGCGGTGTAAACAGTCTGCACGAAGATTTTTATGACAAAGGCGATCACTCCATCGTCCTGTATGCAAAATCGTCGCTGAAAAGAGGAAGCGACGTGATATGTGATCCGCTCGAGCCCGTTCCGATAAACGACAATTGGGACGACGTGGGACACGGTTCGCACTGCGCGGGAACGATTGCGGCAGTCGGAAACAACGGCAAAGGTATTTGCGGCGTTTCTCATGCGAACACGAAACTTATCGCATACCGCGGATTGAGCAGGACGGGGGGGTCTTCATATTCGGTGTATTCGTGCCTCGGCGACCTTGCCGAAATCATTACCGAACTGCGAAAAGAACCTGCATCGCGCAACAAATCGGTCTTCACAGGACTGCCGGCCGACGTACAAAATTACCCGAAGCTGACACAAAAAACCGTACCCGTCAACATATCTTTAGGCGGCTATTCGATACACCCGTACGAAGTGGAAATGATGAATAAGGCGCTCGCCGCGGGTATTTTACCGGTTATCGCAATGGCAAACGACGGCAAAACGGTCGCATCGTACCCGGCCGCGCTTCAAGGCGTACTGGCCGTAGGTGCGACATCTATGGACGATACGAAAGCTCCGTTCAGTAACGGCGGTTCATGGATAAGCGTGTGCGCTCCCGGAGAAAGCATTTACAGCTGTTATAACAACGGTACGGACTGGTCGAACACCTTATCTCCGACGCTGCGCGAAAGTTATACGTGGATGAGCGGAACCTCGATGGCAACGCCCTTTGTCACCGGAACGATCACATACCTTTTATCAATGAATCCGGACATGAGCCCGTACCAAATCAAAACGCTTTTGGAAAATACCGCCGACAAAATAGATAGGGGCTCTCCGTACGGCAGATACGATGCGCGCGGTTTTTCGAAGTGGTACGGCTACGGCAGGGTAAACGTTCTGAAAGCCGCTCAAGCGATTAAAAACGGTTCCGTTCCCGCCCCAGGCCACACGTATTCGGAAAAAGCGGTAATCATAACCGTAAAAAAAGGCGGCGCCGTGCAGAAAAATAAAACAGTGTGGTTATACGAAAAACAAAGCGGCTTATGCGCTGCAGCCGGCATGACCGATGAAAAGAACGGGACGATACGGTTTTACGGATTAAAAACGGGTACCGAATATGAAGTCGGCATAAACGATAACGGCACCTATAAGACAAAACCGATTACCGCACCGGCCGACTCCGACATATATATCGACTTTGAGCTGAACAAGTAATCCGTCAGTGATCAAAGACATTTTCCCCGACTAAAAAGCCGCCTCGCAAAAGGCGGCTTTTTTTGAGCGGTCGTTTTTTTTTCTCGACAGCCCGTCGTTTTTTTCCTTATTTTTTTTCGCCTTTTTGCATAACCGCAACCAATGATTTATGATTCTCCGGCAGCAAGGGAATCATCTCTCGTATATCAGCCATATCGTATACGACGATATAACTGATATACAATTTTCCGCCTTTTTTATAAATGGAGCCTTTTTCAAGGGCGGTATTTGTACTAATTTTGCTTCCTTTTGTGATTGGCTCAGTCGGTGCATGCATACGCAAATCACCGCCGGTCCCGCTGAAAAAATACGCTTTTCCGTCCGCAGCGGGAACAAGCGTGATTTCTTTAAATGTATAGCTAAAATCCATGTTATGCATAAGCGCGTGATACGGAGTTTTCTCTCGGGTTATAAACGTAATTGTCGGAGGAGTTGCCGACGATTTTTGGATCCTGATTTTTTCAGGTACGGCATTCGGAAATTTTATACCGTTCATTACCGGTATAACGGCTCCGTCATAGTCGCCTAAAATATCGGCTTCGGTTACAGGTTCCCGTTCGGCGGCGGGCGGAAGCGGCGGAAGAAAACCTTCATCGTTCTGTTTATTTTCTTCAACGATGTTCGGTCCTCCGCATGCCGAAAAACAAAAAGAAGCAAACACTGCCGTAAAAAATGCGGCGATCAAAAAAGACGTATGTTTTTTCATAATTACCTCTGAAAAAGGGCTGCCGCCGGCTCTTACCGTTTCGGCAGCCCTCATAATTTTGCGCTATTTGTACTGTTGAATACCGCGCTTATTGAGGACTTTTCAGTTCAACCGTACACGTATTGTTTGTTCCGCCTGTTACTTGAACCTTTCCGACGCCGGAATACAGCAGTACATCCCTGTTAAGCACTCGCTCGTATACATATACTTCCACGCGGCACTCGGTTCCCGCCCTTACACCGGCAAGCGGTATATTTGTGGGGAACTGCAAAGCGCCGATCGGAGTTAACGCTTTACTTGCATAGACAACGTCTTCGCCTTGATCAAAAAACGCCTGATCCAAAGCGATGATGCTCATCGAA
This Treponema socranskii subsp. buccale DNA region includes the following protein-coding sequences:
- a CDS encoding MalY/PatB family protein → MAAYDFDTIVDRKHTASYKWDVKDGELPMWVADMDFKAAPEIIDALSERVKHGVFGYPIIEDDWYDALIGWWKTRHNFAIEKERLSFCTGVVPALSSAVRKFSTPAEYVVVLTPVYNIFFNSIVNNGRRILESPLVYKDGAYEIDFADFEKKLADPQTSLFILCNPHNPVGKIWNAKTLERIGQLCAKHGVTVISDEIHCDLTDPGASYVPFASVSETCAMNSITCIAPSKAFNIAGLHTAAVFSKNPKLHAKIDRQLNTDEVAEPNVFACIAAAAAFTKGGAWLDELRAYIFENKKAVREFIKNEIPEIFAVPSNATYLLWLDCSKITDDSNDLAHFIRSETGLYLTAGAIYGGNGRTFLRMNVACPRSTVSDGLARLKAGVHAYCSRKG
- a CDS encoding Eco57I restriction-modification methylase domain-containing protein — its product is MFALAETLEKERLTHAVNTVIEHKVRLGQYFTPYPIARFMASLFPVTDQNIRLLDPGAGFGTLACSFLERIRQENWKASEVLVSAYDIDESVLQTLEKNIIRATACFNKADYEIVSEDFLAKTAFEFTWNINKTYTHVIMNPPYKKIATHSAERHSARVFGLETVNSYTAFVGAAITITEDLGYIVAIIPRSFCNGVYYKPFRKFILKHCAIKYIHLFKSRNKAFKDEAVLQENIIIMLQKKGKQESVRVSYCTDESFVDFKVFDADFTQILNPSDKEKYLRIPEEKKIYTETFSAYSSLKDLHINVSTGPVVDFRKRDFLLQGYQTGAYPLVYPIHLRHFRLEWPKQSKKPNAILYSEDVSKLLFPKGFYVAVKRFSTKEETKRIVASLITPQDFITDGIAFENHLNIFHINKASLSEEIAYGLICWLNSTYIDRNFRLFSGHTQVNATDLRNIPYPNLQKLKELGKRLQQSNQWNQRLFDSLAESIVLCN
- a CDS encoding BsuBI/PstI family type II restriction endonuclease, with the translated sequence MQLKEQIQQKIEEAINLLTLFGMPKAQQNERTAYCLLSLLNMTPEKEWKNAENPLMGITPMISFAKKYYNKIYAPNTRETFRIFSTHQMVQAGIVLYNPDDPARPVNSPNAVYQISDEALQIIKLYKTKDFTKMLGNFIKQQPTLVQQYAHERQMKMVSIKIKENHSIQISPGKHSELIRDIIEQMAPRFLPESLLVYVGDTGEKWGYYDQELAGNLLFNIQQHGKMPDVILYAKEKALLVLIESVTSHGPVDSKRYIELKELFSSVMIDKIYISAFPDKKIFAHYIGDIAWETEVWIADNPTHMIHFNGDKFIGTHK
- the eno gene encoding phosphopyruvate hydratase; this translates as MKSCLITKITGREIIDSRGNPTVEAEVTLADGTVGTGAVPSGASTGTYEALELRDGDPKRFGGKGVLKAVENVNRAINETLVGKDASDIYAIDRAMIAADGTKDKSKFGANAILAVSIASARAASASIGIPLYRFFGGINATNLPVPMMNILNGGAHATNSVDTQEFMIMPAGAPSFKEGLRWCTEVFHALQSILKSKKLATAVGDEGGFAPDLASDDETIETILEAIKKAGYAPGKDFLLAMDAASSEWKGGKKGEYKQPKSGKTFTSSELVAHWKSLVEKYPIISIEDGLDEEDWEGWQHLTKELGKNVQLVGDDLFVTNTERLIKGIQNGCGNSILIKLNQIGSISETMDAVKMAHKAGFTAIISHRSGETEDTTIADLAVALNAGQIKTGAPSRSERVAKYNRLLRIEEDLGAGAVYPGFGAFNVKRNG
- a CDS encoding class I SAM-dependent methyltransferase is translated as MGILKKVFGNTKKPEGFWGKLMVDGMNRGHAPLADWGMSFFGDIRPKAILDCGCGGGRNVAELLKRYPQAEVTGLDYSEVSVKKSQEVNTDAVQNGRCRIVQGDVSALPFVDASFDLVSAFETVYFWPGPDRSFSEVFRVLRTGGVFMVVNEADGKNKADEKWTTIIDGMKIYGKEELERYLREAGFTRIETYRNEGKHWLTVRAVK
- a CDS encoding class I SAM-dependent methyltransferase, producing MKPDYKNWVPKEVLVLFTACTCVSFILLAVFGIAGVGVSGTFRTVLSVLFALFFIGFGAAAVLFLRWYRAFDYNGKRQMARGIIEGTAKYVTLPSGGTGLDVGCGSGALTIACAKRNPQGTMLGVDPWGAEYRSFSKALCENNAKAEGVSNVRFEKGNAVKLDFPDESFDAVTSNYVYHNITGVNKQELLSETLRVLKKGGVFAIHDLMSRSRYGDMDAFVADLKAKGYEKIELIDTTQGMFMTPKEAKSLQLAGSTLLVGKK
- the prcA gene encoding dentilisin complex subunit PrcA; translation: MNNRLFKIYVLPCILCLFVCFFTSCPNGAGGTFGGTLVTVTVLDSVGGTPVRESSTLAAYKAGTTILEYTSVPVVGGTARLYLSKDQCYDLRLSGIKDKLAASVIENYWVKSDRQTVTMIQRVPQQGALTEAPSVQSVKLNGIPFEDSGIWSGGGDAPMRLEIVFHCPSRAIVANASGNFGCAVAVGSSPSSRNNIASVSPDCVKAPDGSWTCTARFNFNKISFPNKIDDFIITAYDAAGNRVERHINSVEFKERRPAIKDISGASVKDFRVEMHRFPHSLKLFSLPEQSAIRPFGIGTHNGESNTYEVLLYFRVKDRGAEDLPIRGFDIYRRVQGQTEWTRVGQRQYAADYAGENNSNWLSYKGIHLGYDTDTSLKENVTYEYKVAPFTDGTHHLDSPTATARLLPANTIELQSPADNGFVKKSELNNLSFSFRLTNAAIWDQKLADAFSFGLFITEKTSDQKIIFAGKATFYLKKGKGEKLGLQYAMSGNPQEHSFKELQKRGVIAPSLTEDDFISYKNGVITIKPAYLFHTTKGFNHPQCKDETFQTGITYAWDIFDWGKELKKTYDDEPAAFSAAWKSKDVDGNEIGTDIEPLSSSESFANAIRYASSLNGQYFFKVTDE
- the prtP gene encoding dentilisin complex serine proteinase subunit PrtP; its protein translation is MQIKNTIHQKHALKTAVPILAAAAFAVLLAGCPTGFVQTGSGGTAGAFSDGGAHSFGAEWIAEQQEGRGKDETVSEGYSIVKAADFVTADVFTALNTAAESRQDLHDGYVYFLVKSHGDAAQFRAAVRKLNGILYAQPDYRYDAPKAIQRDEKPPYRTPKARASVHPGALKPFGTGDGNVNEDPKADLADWGLTAAHALEAFKAYDASDAVHPVLTAIVDSGVNSLHEDFYDKGDHSIVLYAKSSLKRGSDVICDPLEPVPINDNWDDVGHGSHCAGTIAAVGNNGKGICGVSHANTKLIAYRGLSRTGGSSYSVYSCLGDLAEIITELRKEPASRNKSVFTGLPADVQNYPKLTQKTVPVNISLGGYSIHPYEVEMMNKALAAGILPVIAMANDGKTVASYPAALQGVLAVGATSMDDTKAPFSNGGSWISVCAPGESIYSCYNNGTDWSNTLSPTLRESYTWMSGTSMATPFVTGTITYLLSMNPDMSPYQIKTLLENTADKIDRGSPYGRYDARGFSKWYGYGRVNVLKAAQAIKNGSVPAPGHTYSEKAVIITVKKGGAVQKNKTVWLYEKQSGLCAAAGMTDEKNGTIRFYGLKTGTEYEVGINDNGTYKTKPITAPADSDIYIDFELNK